In a single window of the Nycticebus coucang isolate mNycCou1 chromosome 13, mNycCou1.pri, whole genome shotgun sequence genome:
- the LOC128563117 gene encoding keratin, type I cytoskeletal 18-like, whose translation MSFTTRSTTFSSNYRSLGSVQAPSYSVRPASSAASIYAGAGGSGSRISMSRSTSFRGSCGSRGLAMGMAGGLAGIGGIQTKKETMQKLNDRLVSYLDRVRNLETDNWRLEGKIREYLEKKGPQVRDWAHYFKTIEDLRAQIFANSVDNARIILQSDNAHLAADDFRVKYETELAMRQSVESNIHGLCKVIDDTNITRLQLESEIEALKEELLFMKKNHKEEVKVLLAQIASSGLTVEVDAPKSQDLSKIMADMRAQYDELAQKNQEELAKTWSHQFEESTSVVTSQSAEVGAAKTMLTELTRTVQSLEIELDSMRNQKSRLEDSLREVEARYTLQMEQLNGVLLHLESELAQTRAEGQCQAQEYEALLNIKVKLEAEIATYRHLLEDGEDFNLGDALDSSNSMQTIQ comes from the coding sequence ATGTCCTTCACTACTCGTTCCACCACTTTCTCCAGCAATTACCGGTCCCTGGGCTCAGTCCAGGCGCCCAGCTACAGTGTCCGGCCCGCCAGCAGTGCAGCCAGCATCTATGCAGGTGCCGGGGGCTCAGGTTCCCGGATCTCCATGTCCCGCTCCACCAGCTTCCGGGGCAGCTGCGGGTCCAGGGGCCTGGCCATGGGGATGGCTGGAGGTCTAGCAGGAATAGGGGGCATCCAGACCAAGAAGGAGACCATGCAAAAACTGAATGACCGCCTGGTCTCCTACTTGGACAGAGTGAGGAACTTGGAGACTGATAATTGGAGGCTGGAGGGCAAAATCCGGGAATACCTGGAGAAGAAGGGGCCCCAGGTCAGAGACTGGGCGCATTACTTCAAGACCATTGAGGACCTGAGGGCTCAGATCTTTGCAAATTCTGTGGACAATGCCCGCATCATCCTGCAAAGTGACAATGCCCATCTTGCTGCTGACGACTTTAGAGTCAAGTATGAGACAGAACTGGCTATGCGCCAATCTGTGGAGAGCAACATCCATGGGCTCTGCAAGGTCATTGATGACACCAATATCACTCGACTGCAGCTGGAGTCAGAGATCGAGGCTCTCAAGGAGGAGCtgctcttcatgaagaagaaccacAAGGAGGAAGTAAAAGTCCTGCTAGCCCAGATTGCTAGCTCTGGGTTGACTGTGGAAGTAGATGCTCCCAAATCCCAGGACCTGAGCAAGATCATGGCAGACATGCGGGCCCAATATGACGAGCTGGCTCAGAAGAACCAAGAAGAGCTGGCCAAGACCTGGTCCCACCAGTTTGAGGAGAGCACCTCAGTAGTCACCTCACAGTCTGCTGAGGTCGGAGCTGCTAAGACAATGCTCACAGAGCTGACGCGTACAGTCCAGTCCTTGGAGATCGAACTGGACTCCATGAGAAATCAGAAGTCCAGGTTGGAGGACAGCCTGAGGGAGGTGGAGGCCCGCTACACCTTGCAGATGGAGCAACTCAATGGGGTCCTGCTGCATTTGGAGTCAGAGCTGGCACAGACCCGGGCAGAGGGGCAGTGCcaggcccaggagtatgaggcacTGCTGAACATCAAGGTCAAGCTAGAGGCTGAAATCGCCACCTACCGCCACCTGCTGGAAGATGGGGAGGACTTCAACCTTGGTGATGCCCTGGACAGCAGCAACTCCATGCAAACCATCCAATAG